The genomic region ggggcaatggaggaagtgccctgctagtgggtgtctacgtcgacgacttggtgatcaccgacaccaaggatgcagaggtggcagcattcaaggaagagatgaaggccaccttccaaatgagtgacctgggacatctctccttctacctggggattgaggtgcaccagggagactccgggatcacacttcgctagaccgcctacgccaagcgcattgttgagctggctgggctcactGACTGCAACCtagctctcactccgatggaggagaggctgaagctgagtcgtgacagcacgacggaggaggtggatgctacatagtaccggcgtcttgtggggagccttcgctaccttgtccacacacggcctgacttggcatactccgtcggctacgttagtcgggTCCTGtagcgaccgacgacggagcatgagcaggctgtgaagaggatcatctgctatgttgcggggactctcgaccacggtctctactacccgaggtgccctaGGGAGGCACACCTTATCGGGTACAGTGACAGCGACCACACCGGTGACATCGAcactagcaagagcacaagcgggatcctcttcttcctcggcaagtgcctcattagctggcagtcggtcaagcagcaggtggtggccatgtccagtTGCGAGGCCGAGTATATAGCGAcgtccactgcttcgactcaggggctctggctggctcgactgctcgATGATCTCCTCAggagagacactggagcggtggaactcaAGGTGGACAAccagtccgctctggcattggtcaagaaccccgtgttccatgaacggagcaagcacatccggatgagataccacttcatccgagactgcttggcagaagggagcatcaaggcgcgctacatcagcaccaaggatcagcttgcagacctgctcaccaagccccttgggaagatcaagtttcttgagctttgctccaggtccgggatgacccaactttcccacaagacaacgcccaagacttagggggagaatgatggaataagtcttgggcatctagaggacaacattcgctttttgactgtcttctatagtctctttagcatctagagaacAACaatcgctttttgactgtcctctgtagtctctttagcatctagatgaCATCaatcgctttttgactgtcctctgtagtctctttagcatctagaggatagcagtcgctttttgactgtcctttGTAGTCTCTTTAgtatctagaggacaatcctgctatgtagtgtgtgtgagaagatgtggtagtgcagcctctagggctataaatatgtgtctccaacccttagatgggtatgacattgtgtagtgtttgataaAATAAACAGAAAATAAATTGTCTCAACTTATAGTGTCATCCttttgatgagagttagagtccctctacttacatatATGTATGTGGGGTACGAAAAAATAATGTGTAAAATGTCCACTACTTAAAAAAGTCCAACTGGACCTGCAAAGCTAGGCCATGCCACAATATTATTGCTTATCATCCAAAGTTCCAGATGGTCCCCCGACCGGTTTCCACGCTACTACAAGGCGACAAGAGAACATACACAAGAACAACTAGAGATTTGCATTACAATTTACAATACAAATGAGAGAGCACAGCTGCACAGGACATCACTAGAGTCCGTTGACGGCACAAGGCTGTCAAGTTTCAGAGGTTTCTCAGTCTGAAAGCCAATAATCAGAGAACTATCTTGGGCAAGGTGTCTCCAAGCCTTCCCAAATTATACCACCTTTCTACAGACCCAGCATACCCCTGCTTGCTCCCGCCTCCCACCTCTGTGCCGAGGCAGCCACTGATCCAGATGGCGTTGGTGATCTCATGAACATCGGTGCCACTATCCGTTGGGGGGCTATTGCAGCTTGCCCCGTCACTGCCATACCATTGGTCAGTATGTCACGGTTAGCAACAGGGGCAGCTACGAGAAGGAAGCCCGTGTGCTGTGTGCTGTTACCAGCAGTAGCTGCTGTTGTGACATTCTCTTGGAAGACCTCGGACGGCTTCGCTTCCCTTTGGGGCGTCTTGGCCCGGCGTCGTTTTTCTGAAGGGGCGGCCAAAGCTTCAGGGATGGCATTGTCACCGCCCAACAGGCTCTTCCTGTGCACAGAGCACAAATCCGTTCCCCATTTTGCGCTCGCGCCACACCCTTGGAACCTGCACCGGCTGCCCCCACCATGCTTGATGCAGAAATCTGTGCGTCCCTGCGCACTCTTTGTACATCCTTGGAACCTGCACCGCCTTCCCCCACCGTGCCTTATGCAGTGATCGGTGTTCCCTTGCGCGCCCTTCGCGCACCCTTCGAATTTACATCTCTTGCCGCCACCGTGCCTCACGCAGCGGTCGCTACGGCCTTGGCCACATGCTGCATTTGGGCATCCAGGGACCACACACCGCCTCCCACCTCCGTGCCCAATGCACAAAGGCGTGCCTCCATGCGCACCTCTTGTACAGCCCCGTGCCATGCAGCCCTTGTTAACGCCGCCGCTATGCAACTTACAGTGGATTGAGTTCTCGTGTGCTTGCTTGCTGCAGTTATCGTTCTTGCAAAGCATGCTTGCCCCAGAGAAGATAAATTGTGCAGCCTGACCCAAAGTGTACCCAGAACTATCCTTTAGTTTACCTCGATCACCACCTTCATGCTTGACATGTAACTCTTGCTCAGTGCATGGCACTGCTGCAATGGAAACAGATCCCTTAAATTGGCTGTCGTTAACAGGGCGCACAGATAAACCTGAGCTCTCCAGTCCGCTCTGGAGGTAACTGAACTGTTGGCATGACAACTCTCCACTGTGAATTTTGCAGTACACTACCCTTCTATCGACAACCTCATTGCACCCAGGTTGCTGGCAC from Zea mays cultivar B73 chromosome 6, Zm-B73-REFERENCE-NAM-5.0, whole genome shotgun sequence harbors:
- the LOC100280059 gene encoding uncharacterized protein isoform X2, whose protein sequence is MLQIGSQEQREKHTTVMGHDHMSRIKMHMAEGSFGDRIRCQQPGCNEVVDRRVVYCKIHSGELSCQQFSYLQSGLESSGLSVRPVNDSQFKGSVSIAAVPCTEQELHVKHEGGDRGKLKDSSGYTLGQAAQFIFSGASMLCKNDNCSKQAHENSIHCKLHSGGVNKGCMARGCTRGAHGGTPLCIGHGGGRRCVVPGCPNAACGQGRSDRCVRHGGGKRCKFEGCAKGAQGNTDHCIRHGGGRRCRFQGCTKSAQGRTDFCIKHGGGSRCRFQGCGASAKWGTDLCSVHRKSLLGGDNAIPEALAAPSEKRRRAKTPQREAKPSEVFQENVTTAATAGNSTQHTGFLLVAAPVANRDILTNGMAVTGQAAIAPQRIVAPMFMRSPTPSGSVAASAQRWEAGASRGMLGL
- the LOC100280059 gene encoding uncharacterized protein isoform X1, with amino-acid sequence MLKNGLELTVLTPTFGYDQKRLECKKHTTVMGHDHMSRIKMHMAEGSFGDRIRCQQPGCNEVVDRRVVYCKIHSGELSCQQFSYLQSGLESSGLSVRPVNDSQFKGSVSIAAVPCTEQELHVKHEGGDRGKLKDSSGYTLGQAAQFIFSGASMLCKNDNCSKQAHENSIHCKLHSGGVNKGCMARGCTRGAHGGTPLCIGHGGGRRCVVPGCPNAACGQGRSDRCVRHGGGKRCKFEGCAKGAQGNTDHCIRHGGGRRCRFQGCTKSAQGRTDFCIKHGGGSRCRFQGCGASAKWGTDLCSVHRKSLLGGDNAIPEALAAPSEKRRRAKTPQREAKPSEVFQENVTTAATAGNSTQHTGFLLVAAPVANRDILTNGMAVTGQAAIAPQRIVAPMFMRSPTPSGSVAASAQRWEAGASRGMLGL